The Blastococcus sp. HT6-4 genome window below encodes:
- a CDS encoding DUF3037 domain-containing protein, which produces MSVGTRDTFEYAVLRVVPRVERGESLNAGVLVYCRQRDYLGSRLHLDVDRLRALDPTADAAAIGRALQAAADVCAADPGAGAAGREALGSRFRWLTAPRSTVVQPGPVHTGLTADPDAEADRLLALLVLPVRP; this is translated from the coding sequence ATGAGTGTCGGGACGAGGGACACCTTCGAGTACGCAGTCCTGCGGGTGGTGCCGCGCGTGGAGCGGGGTGAGTCGCTCAACGCAGGCGTGCTGGTCTACTGCCGGCAGCGCGACTACCTCGGCTCCCGGCTGCACCTCGACGTCGACCGGCTGCGGGCCCTGGACCCGACGGCCGATGCGGCGGCGATCGGCCGGGCGCTGCAGGCGGCCGCCGACGTCTGCGCGGCCGATCCGGGCGCCGGCGCCGCGGGGCGGGAGGCGCTCGGTTCCCGGTTCCGCTGGCTCACCGCGCCGCGCAGCACCGTCGTCCAGCCGGGGCCGGTGCACACCGGACTGACCGCCGACCCCGACGCCGAGGCCGACCGGCTGCTGGCCCTGCTGGTCCTCCCCGTCCGGCCGTAG
- a CDS encoding PhoX family phosphatase — protein MTELQEPRPRALLPFLNTLRHGSRSHTTCFYKCGNACDSAIPNQTDNPTFADVVESAFSRRSMLKAAGASALLVVAGPVASAAAAAGDRGRGGGRGGKGGHGGGLTFQPVEQNLLDELVTAAGYRYSVVMRWGDPVEPGAPEFAIDRQTPEAQAKQFGYNCDYIGLLPLDDRDREALLVVNHEYTNEQLMFSGVAGESAPTTAEQKRIAMMAHGISVVEVRRHGNTGEWRPVRNGRRNRRITAQTPMELTGPAAGSTYLRTSADPRGRTALGTLNNCAGGMTPWGTTLHGEENFNQYFGTTVPITENPKEPRLARYGISTKSPAGRRWDEVDPRFDLAREPNEVNRFGWVVEVDPYDPTSTPKKRTALGRFKHEGADVRIAEDGRVVAYSGDDERFDYIYKFVSRKKYRPGKDRGARAHNLTLLDEGDLYVARFVGDSPAAEIDGSGALPADGEFDGWGQWIPLVEDGRSMVPGKDVAWVLTFTRLAADRLGKQLDRAGDFPDPAAPVVVDPAKVPTKMDRPEDIQVNPVDGRVYAALTNNSRRTGVDEANPISRSFAFDADSGTYTERAGNRNGHVIEWQETRGAAGDRFEWRIFIVAGDPKDPGTYFAGYDKSRVSAMSCPDNLEFDPAGNLWISTDGNVLSRVNQAEGTLGGTNDGLFAVPTAGPERGHLKAFLTVPLGAECSGPLITRDASSVFVAVQHPGETTGATVDNPSSTWPDRRRDKPFPRPSVAVVYRTDGGRVGS, from the coding sequence ATGACCGAGCTCCAGGAGCCGCGCCCCCGTGCGCTGCTGCCGTTCCTCAACACGCTGCGGCACGGCAGCCGCAGCCACACCACCTGCTTCTACAAGTGCGGCAACGCCTGCGACTCCGCGATCCCCAACCAGACCGACAACCCCACCTTCGCCGACGTCGTCGAGTCGGCGTTCAGCCGCCGCAGCATGCTCAAGGCGGCCGGCGCGAGCGCGCTGCTCGTCGTGGCCGGGCCGGTGGCGTCTGCGGCCGCGGCCGCGGGTGACCGGGGACGCGGCGGCGGACGGGGCGGCAAGGGCGGGCACGGCGGCGGCCTCACCTTCCAGCCGGTGGAGCAGAACCTCCTCGACGAGCTGGTCACCGCCGCGGGCTACCGGTACTCCGTGGTCATGCGCTGGGGTGACCCCGTCGAGCCCGGTGCGCCCGAGTTCGCCATCGACCGGCAGACGCCCGAGGCCCAGGCGAAGCAGTTCGGCTACAACTGCGACTACATCGGCCTGCTGCCGCTGGACGACCGCGACCGGGAAGCCCTGCTGGTGGTGAACCACGAGTACACCAACGAGCAGCTGATGTTCTCCGGCGTCGCCGGCGAGTCCGCACCGACGACGGCCGAGCAGAAGCGGATCGCGATGATGGCCCACGGCATCTCGGTGGTCGAGGTGCGGCGGCACGGCAACACCGGTGAGTGGCGCCCGGTGCGCAACGGACGTCGCAACCGCCGGATCACCGCGCAGACGCCGATGGAGCTCACCGGCCCCGCCGCCGGCTCGACCTACCTGCGCACCAGCGCCGACCCGCGCGGGCGCACCGCCCTCGGCACGCTGAACAACTGCGCCGGCGGCATGACGCCGTGGGGCACCACGCTCCACGGGGAGGAGAACTTCAACCAGTACTTCGGGACGACCGTGCCCATCACCGAGAACCCGAAGGAGCCGCGCCTGGCCCGGTACGGGATCTCCACGAAGTCGCCGGCCGGCCGACGCTGGGACGAGGTGGACCCCCGCTTCGACCTGGCCCGGGAGCCCAACGAGGTCAACCGGTTCGGCTGGGTCGTCGAGGTGGACCCCTACGACCCGACGTCCACCCCGAAGAAGCGCACCGCGCTGGGCCGGTTCAAGCACGAGGGCGCCGACGTCCGCATCGCGGAGGACGGCCGCGTCGTGGCCTACTCCGGCGACGACGAGCGGTTCGACTACATCTACAAGTTCGTTTCGCGGAAGAAGTACCGGCCCGGGAAGGACCGCGGCGCACGGGCGCACAACCTGACCCTGCTCGACGAGGGCGACCTCTACGTCGCCCGCTTCGTCGGCGACTCGCCCGCCGCGGAGATCGACGGCAGCGGCGCCCTCCCGGCCGACGGCGAGTTCGACGGCTGGGGCCAGTGGATCCCGCTGGTGGAGGACGGCCGCTCGATGGTGCCCGGGAAGGACGTCGCCTGGGTGCTGACCTTCACCCGGCTGGCCGCCGACCGCCTCGGCAAGCAGCTCGACCGCGCCGGCGACTTCCCCGACCCGGCCGCGCCCGTCGTCGTCGACCCCGCGAAGGTGCCGACCAAGATGGACCGCCCGGAGGACATCCAGGTCAACCCGGTCGACGGCCGCGTCTACGCCGCGCTCACCAACAACTCCCGTCGGACCGGCGTCGACGAGGCCAACCCGATCAGCCGGTCCTTCGCGTTCGACGCCGACAGCGGCACCTACACCGAGCGCGCCGGCAACCGCAACGGCCACGTCATCGAGTGGCAGGAGACGCGCGGAGCCGCCGGCGACCGGTTCGAGTGGCGGATCTTCATCGTGGCCGGCGACCCGAAGGACCCGGGCACGTACTTCGCCGGGTACGACAAGTCCCGGGTCAGCGCCATGTCCTGCCCGGACAACCTCGAGTTCGACCCGGCGGGCAACCTGTGGATCTCCACCGACGGCAACGTGCTGTCGCGGGTGAACCAGGCAGAGGGCACCCTCGGCGGCACCAACGACGGGCTGTTCGCCGTGCCCACGGCGGGCCCCGAGCGCGGGCACCTGAAGGCGTTCCTCACCGTGCCGCTGGGCGCGGAGTGCAGCGGACCGCTCATCACGCGGGACGCGTCGTCGGTGTTCGTCGCGGTGCAGCACCCGGGCGAGACGACGGGGGCGACGGTGGACAACCCGTCGAGCACCTGGCCCGACCGCCGTCGCGACAAGCCGTTCCCGCGGCCCAGCGTCGCGGTCGTCTACCGCACGGACGGCGGCCGCGTCGGCAGCTGA
- a CDS encoding 4a-hydroxytetrahydrobiopterin dehydratase encodes MPRPPRLSPDELAAALHGLPLWSGDGEGIRRTVELPSFGDAVAAIVRIGFVAEAMDHHPDVDLRWRTLHLTLVSHSAGGVSGLDLDLARRIDALLPG; translated from the coding sequence GTGCCGCGCCCACCCCGCCTCTCCCCTGACGAACTCGCCGCCGCGCTGCACGGCCTGCCGCTGTGGTCCGGCGACGGCGAGGGCATCCGCCGCACCGTCGAGCTGCCCTCCTTCGGCGACGCCGTCGCCGCGATCGTGCGGATCGGCTTCGTCGCGGAGGCGATGGACCACCACCCCGACGTCGACCTGCGCTGGCGCACCCTGCACCTCACGCTGGTCAGCCACTCCGCCGGCGGCGTGAGCGGCCTCGACCTCGACCTCGCCCGCCGGATCGACGCGCTGCTCCCCGGGTGA
- a CDS encoding phosphoadenylyl-sulfate reductase, translated as MTTAISPTPELAADADAHFEGIADPVEQALAVLRWAGENFGDRFAVTSSMADGLLAHLAGRAIPGVHVIFLDTGYHFAETIGTRDWITGVLPVTLVNVTPPQTVAEQDLAHGPRLHERDPDLCCSLRKVQPLAETLAGYLAWGSGVRRDESPTRTGTKLVDWDVKRGMVKVNPIAAWTQDDVDGYIAEHQVPVNPLFELGYGSIGCAPCTRPVAPGEDARAGRWAGSGKTECGLHT; from the coding sequence ATGACCACTGCGATCTCGCCGACGCCCGAGCTCGCCGCCGACGCCGACGCCCACTTCGAGGGCATCGCCGACCCGGTCGAGCAGGCCCTCGCCGTGCTGCGGTGGGCCGGCGAGAACTTCGGCGACCGGTTCGCCGTCACCTCTTCGATGGCCGACGGGCTGCTGGCGCACCTGGCCGGCCGCGCGATCCCCGGTGTGCACGTCATCTTCCTGGACACCGGCTACCACTTCGCCGAGACGATCGGCACGCGCGACTGGATCACCGGGGTGCTGCCGGTGACGCTGGTCAACGTGACGCCGCCGCAGACGGTCGCCGAGCAGGATCTGGCCCACGGGCCGAGGCTGCACGAGCGCGACCCCGACCTCTGCTGCTCGCTGCGCAAGGTGCAGCCGCTGGCCGAGACGCTCGCCGGCTACCTGGCCTGGGGCTCGGGCGTGCGCCGGGACGAGTCACCGACCCGCACGGGCACGAAGCTCGTCGACTGGGACGTCAAGCGCGGCATGGTGAAGGTCAACCCGATCGCCGCCTGGACCCAGGACGACGTCGACGGCTACATCGCCGAGCACCAGGTGCCGGTGAACCCGCTGTTCGAGCTCGGCTACGGCTCGATCGGCTGCGCGCCCTGCACCCGGCCGGTGGCCCCGGGCGAGGACGCGCGCGCCGGCCGCTGGGCCGGCTCGGGCAAGACCGAGTGCGGCCTGCACACCTGA
- a CDS encoding nitrite/sulfite reductase, producing MSTPTRTSNRPQRGQGQWALGYREPLNPNERMKKDSDGLEVRQRILDIYSKTGFEGIDPGDLRGRMRWMGLYTQRAQGIPGGKTAVLEPEELEDSYFMMRARIDGGQLTSDALRVIGGISTEFGRDVADVTDRQNVQYHWIRIEDVPEIWRRLESVGLSTMEACGDVPRVMLGCPLAGILEDEVLDATDVIAETVAKYVGSPEFSNLPRKWKTSMSGCVDHCTEPEIDDVSFVGVVNEAGEAGYDLWVGGGLSTNPMFAQRIGVFVRPDQVTDVWAACTAVFRDYGYRRQRNRARIKFLIADWGPEKFRQVLQDEYLKEALPDGPAPAPAKHDQRDHVGVSRQKDGRNAVGFALRTGRISGSLLTTIADLADEYGQGRIRTTTQQKLVILDVPDENVEPLVEALAEHDLQVRPSAFRRGTMACTGLEFCKLAIVETKQHAQELYAELERRLPDFDVPIGINVNGCPNSCARFQTADIGFKGSMVRDDSGEMVEGFQVHLGGHLGVEATFGRKFRGHKVTKAETADYCERVLRGFLDRRTPGESFAHYVARAEEDWLL from the coding sequence GTGAGCACCCCCACCCGCACCAGCAACCGGCCGCAGCGCGGTCAAGGTCAGTGGGCGCTGGGCTACCGCGAACCGCTCAACCCCAACGAGCGGATGAAGAAGGACTCCGACGGCCTCGAGGTGCGTCAGCGGATCCTCGACATCTACTCGAAGACCGGCTTCGAGGGGATCGACCCCGGTGACCTCCGCGGCCGCATGCGCTGGATGGGCCTCTACACCCAGCGCGCCCAGGGCATCCCCGGCGGCAAGACCGCCGTGCTGGAGCCGGAGGAGCTCGAGGACTCCTACTTCATGATGCGGGCCCGCATCGACGGCGGGCAGCTGACCAGCGACGCCCTGCGGGTCATCGGCGGGATCAGCACCGAGTTCGGCCGCGACGTCGCCGACGTCACCGACCGGCAGAACGTGCAGTACCACTGGATCCGCATCGAGGACGTCCCCGAGATCTGGCGGCGGCTGGAGTCGGTCGGGCTGAGCACGATGGAGGCCTGCGGCGACGTGCCCCGGGTGATGCTCGGCTGCCCGCTGGCCGGCATCCTCGAGGACGAGGTGCTCGACGCCACCGATGTCATCGCCGAGACCGTCGCGAAGTACGTGGGCAGCCCCGAGTTCAGCAACCTGCCCCGCAAGTGGAAGACGTCGATGTCGGGCTGCGTCGACCACTGCACCGAGCCGGAGATCGACGACGTCTCCTTCGTCGGTGTCGTGAACGAGGCCGGCGAGGCCGGTTACGACCTGTGGGTCGGCGGCGGCCTCTCCACCAACCCCATGTTCGCCCAGCGGATCGGCGTGTTCGTCCGGCCCGACCAGGTCACCGACGTCTGGGCCGCCTGCACCGCCGTCTTCCGCGACTACGGCTACCGCCGGCAGCGCAACCGCGCCCGGATCAAGTTCCTGATCGCCGACTGGGGCCCGGAGAAGTTCCGCCAGGTGCTCCAGGACGAGTACCTGAAGGAGGCGCTGCCCGACGGCCCCGCCCCCGCCCCGGCCAAGCACGACCAGCGCGACCACGTCGGCGTCAGCAGGCAGAAGGACGGCCGGAACGCCGTCGGCTTCGCGCTGCGCACCGGCCGGATCAGCGGCTCGCTGCTCACCACGATCGCCGACCTGGCCGACGAGTACGGGCAGGGCCGCATCCGGACGACGACGCAGCAGAAGCTGGTCATCCTCGACGTGCCCGACGAGAACGTCGAGCCGCTGGTCGAGGCGCTGGCCGAGCACGACCTGCAGGTGCGCCCCAGCGCGTTCCGCCGCGGCACGATGGCCTGCACCGGCCTGGAGTTCTGCAAGCTGGCGATCGTGGAGACCAAGCAGCACGCCCAGGAGCTCTACGCCGAGCTGGAGCGGCGGCTGCCCGACTTCGACGTCCCGATCGGCATCAACGTCAACGGCTGCCCGAACAGCTGCGCCCGGTTCCAGACCGCCGACATCGGGTTCAAGGGCTCGATGGTGCGCGACGACAGCGGTGAGATGGTCGAGGGCTTCCAGGTGCACCTGGGCGGGCACCTCGGGGTCGAGGCCACCTTCGGCCGCAAGTTCCGCGGCCACAAGGTGACCAAGGCCGAGACCGCCGACTACTGCGAGCGCGTGCTGCGCGGCTTCCTCGACCGCCGGACGCCGGGCGAGTCCTTCGCCCACTACGTCGCCCGCGCCGAGGAGGACTGGCTCCTGTGA
- the cysC gene encoding adenylyl-sulfate kinase, producing MTAAQRPGVTVFLTGLSGAGKSTITDALVAGLEADGRPVTVLDGDVVRTHLSSELSFSKEDRDLNIRRIGWVAGEVVKHGGTAVVAAIAPYEAAREEARKLVEAHGRFVLVHLSTPLEVCEGRDVKGLYAKARAGEIPVFTGVSDPYEPPTRAELVIDTSVTPLAESVSLIRAEIDRG from the coding sequence ATGACCGCTGCGCAGCGACCCGGCGTCACCGTCTTCCTCACCGGCCTGTCCGGGGCCGGGAAGTCCACGATCACCGACGCCCTGGTGGCCGGTCTCGAGGCCGACGGCCGGCCGGTCACCGTCCTCGACGGCGACGTCGTCCGCACGCACCTGTCCAGCGAGCTGTCCTTCTCCAAGGAGGACCGCGACCTCAACATCCGGCGGATCGGCTGGGTCGCCGGCGAGGTGGTCAAGCACGGCGGTACCGCCGTCGTGGCCGCCATCGCCCCGTACGAGGCCGCCCGCGAGGAGGCCCGGAAGCTGGTCGAGGCGCACGGCCGGTTCGTGCTCGTGCACCTCTCCACCCCGCTCGAGGTCTGCGAGGGCCGCGACGTCAAGGGCCTCTACGCCAAGGCGCGCGCCGGGGAGATCCCCGTCTTCACCGGCGTCAGCGACCCGTACGAGCCACCCACCCGCGCCGAGCTGGTCATCGACACCTCGGTGACGCCGCTGGCCGAGTCCGTATCCCTCATCCGAGCGGAGATCGACCGCGGGTGA
- a CDS encoding Rrf2 family transcriptional regulator has product MRINARVDYAVRAVLELAAAAPDALTCDRIAAAQDIPNRFLQAILADLQHARLVTSQRGREGGYRLALPASEISIARVMRVEQGFLAEVHGQRPEDVSYPGAATELASVWVAAREAYRRVLEGVTVADVVAGQLPPHAAELVAIDNAWRSFSAPPED; this is encoded by the coding sequence GTGCGCATCAACGCCCGGGTCGACTACGCCGTCCGAGCCGTCCTCGAGCTCGCCGCGGCCGCGCCCGACGCGCTGACCTGCGACCGCATCGCGGCGGCCCAGGACATCCCCAACCGCTTCCTCCAGGCGATCCTCGCCGATCTCCAGCACGCCCGGCTGGTCACCAGCCAGCGAGGGCGGGAGGGCGGCTACCGGCTGGCGCTCCCGGCGTCGGAGATCTCCATCGCCCGCGTCATGCGGGTGGAGCAGGGGTTCCTCGCCGAGGTGCACGGCCAGCGCCCGGAGGACGTCAGCTACCCCGGGGCGGCCACCGAGCTGGCCAGCGTGTGGGTGGCCGCCCGCGAGGCCTACCGGCGGGTGCTCGAGGGCGTCACCGTCGCCGACGTCGTCGCCGGGCAGCTGCCCCCGCACGCCGCCGAGCTGGTCGCCATCGACAACGCCTGGCGGTCGTTCAGCGCGCCGCCCGAGGACTGA
- a CDS encoding (deoxy)nucleoside triphosphate pyrophosphohydrolase, with protein MFRLRFTTLVEAPLTVAFDVARALGRPWPVPLDEVLSVRPERDVYSARVGRGRITHRRQFSATGAGTLVDEQVDWETGLPGVVRGIVDRAVLRRRVERAMRSHLDGYAAAAAALARDVVQVVGAAIVDGDRVLVAQRSGGRYDGSWEFPGGKVEPGEPELAALVRECAEELGIAVAPEAFLGEVVLDGVVAGGAPGASTMRVWWARIGSGWPVAHEHAELRWVGADELDALDWIAADRPLLPAVRARLGRR; from the coding sequence GTGTTCCGGCTGCGTTTCACCACGTTGGTGGAGGCGCCGCTGACCGTGGCGTTCGACGTCGCCCGCGCCCTGGGCCGGCCCTGGCCCGTGCCGCTGGACGAGGTCCTGTCCGTGCGGCCGGAGCGCGACGTCTACTCCGCACGGGTCGGCCGCGGACGGATCACCCACCGCCGGCAGTTCTCGGCCACCGGCGCCGGCACCCTGGTCGACGAGCAGGTCGACTGGGAGACCGGGCTGCCGGGCGTCGTGCGCGGAATCGTCGACCGGGCGGTGCTGCGCCGGCGGGTCGAGCGCGCGATGCGGTCGCACCTGGACGGCTACGCCGCCGCGGCGGCCGCCCTGGCGCGGGACGTGGTGCAGGTCGTCGGCGCCGCCATCGTCGACGGCGACCGGGTGCTGGTGGCCCAGCGGTCCGGCGGCCGGTACGACGGCTCCTGGGAGTTCCCGGGCGGGAAGGTCGAACCGGGGGAGCCGGAGCTCGCCGCGCTGGTGCGCGAGTGCGCCGAGGAGCTCGGGATCGCCGTCGCGCCGGAGGCGTTCCTGGGGGAGGTCGTCCTCGACGGCGTCGTCGCCGGAGGTGCTCCCGGCGCCTCGACGATGCGGGTCTGGTGGGCGCGGATCGGCTCCGGGTGGCCGGTCGCCCACGAGCACGCGGAGCTGCGGTGGGTCGGGGCCGACGAGCTGGACGCGCTGGACTGGATCGCCGCCGATCGTCCCCTTCTCCCCGCCGTCCGCGCCCGTCTCGGCCGTCGCTGA
- a CDS encoding ABC transporter substrate-binding protein, with protein MKLTKRRGAIVSAGITAALVLTACGGDDNGGGEGGTAAEGGSYTLALYSDPENPLVPGNTSESEGAQVLEALWTGLVQYAADGAVEYTGVAESIESEDNQTWTITLNEGWTFHDGTPVTAQSFVDAWNYTAYSPNAQGGSYFFSHVEGYADLQAETDDAGNIVAEPVADELSGLEVIDDLTFEVTLDAPFAQYPVTLGYNAFHPLPESFFEDPEAAGKLPIGNGPFKADGEFVPGQGFTVSKYEDYAGENEAQVDTVEFVVYGDIDTAYLDVQGGNLDISPDVPPDAIGTAPDEFGDAYLEAPSSGFTYLGYPTYDERFSDPRVRQALSMGIDRGPITEAIFQGTREPADAFVAPVVDGYREGACEYCELDVDRANELLDEAGFDRSQPIELWFNSGAGHDAWVQAAGNQLRENLGIDYVLRGDLDFPQYLPLLDSQGVTGPFRLGWAMDYPSPQNYLEPLYSSAALPPAGSNYTFYTNPEFDELIAQGNQAASNEEAIEFYNQAEDILLEDMPIIPMFFDVEQAVHSEDVSNVVIDVFGHIRTAEVTVTG; from the coding sequence GTGAAGTTGACCAAGCGCAGAGGCGCGATCGTCTCGGCCGGCATCACCGCCGCACTGGTCCTGACCGCCTGTGGCGGCGACGACAACGGTGGCGGCGAGGGCGGCACCGCCGCCGAGGGCGGCAGCTACACGCTCGCCCTCTACAGCGACCCGGAGAACCCGCTCGTCCCGGGCAACACGAGCGAGTCCGAGGGCGCTCAGGTCCTCGAGGCGCTGTGGACCGGCCTGGTCCAGTACGCCGCCGACGGTGCCGTCGAGTACACCGGTGTCGCGGAGTCGATCGAGTCCGAGGACAACCAGACGTGGACGATCACCCTCAACGAGGGCTGGACCTTCCACGACGGCACGCCGGTCACCGCGCAGTCCTTCGTCGACGCGTGGAACTACACCGCCTACAGCCCCAACGCCCAGGGCGGCTCGTACTTCTTCTCGCACGTCGAGGGTTACGCCGACCTCCAGGCCGAGACCGACGACGCCGGGAACATCGTGGCCGAGCCCGTCGCCGACGAGCTGAGCGGTCTCGAGGTCATCGACGACCTCACCTTCGAGGTGACCCTCGACGCCCCGTTCGCGCAGTACCCGGTGACCCTCGGCTACAACGCCTTCCACCCGCTGCCGGAGTCCTTCTTCGAGGACCCGGAGGCGGCCGGCAAGCTGCCGATCGGCAACGGCCCGTTCAAGGCCGACGGCGAGTTCGTGCCCGGCCAGGGCTTCACCGTCTCCAAGTACGAGGACTACGCCGGCGAGAACGAGGCGCAGGTCGACACCGTGGAGTTCGTCGTCTACGGCGACATCGACACCGCCTACCTCGACGTCCAGGGCGGGAACCTGGACATCTCCCCCGACGTGCCGCCGGACGCCATCGGGACGGCTCCGGACGAGTTCGGTGACGCCTACCTGGAGGCGCCGTCGTCGGGCTTCACCTACCTGGGCTACCCCACCTACGACGAGCGCTTCTCCGACCCCCGGGTGCGGCAGGCGCTGTCGATGGGCATCGACCGCGGGCCCATCACCGAGGCGATCTTCCAGGGCACCCGTGAGCCGGCGGACGCGTTCGTCGCGCCGGTGGTCGACGGGTACCGCGAGGGCGCCTGCGAGTACTGCGAGCTGGACGTGGACCGCGCCAACGAACTGCTCGACGAGGCCGGTTTCGACCGGAGCCAGCCGATCGAGCTGTGGTTCAACTCGGGCGCCGGTCACGACGCCTGGGTCCAGGCCGCCGGTAACCAGCTCCGCGAGAACCTGGGGATCGACTACGTCCTCCGGGGCGACCTCGACTTCCCGCAGTACCTGCCGCTGCTGGACTCGCAGGGGGTCACCGGACCGTTCCGCCTCGGCTGGGCGATGGACTACCCGAGCCCGCAGAACTACCTGGAGCCGCTCTACTCGAGCGCGGCGCTGCCGCCGGCGGGATCGAACTACACCTTCTACACGAACCCGGAGTTCGACGAGCTCATCGCGCAGGGCAACCAGGCGGCGAGCAACGAGGAGGCCATCGAGTTCTACAACCAGGCCGAGGACATCCTCCTCGAGGACATGCCGATCATCCCGATGTTCTTCGACGTGGAGCAGGCCGTGCACTCGGAGGACGTCTCGAACGTGGTGATCGACGTCTTCGGGCACATCCGCACCGCTGAGGTCACCGTCACCGGCTGA
- a CDS encoding ABC transporter permease → MGRYIARRLLLTIPVMLGASFLIFAMVYALPGDPIRALGGDRPLAPAVVAQLREDFNLNDPFLVQYVKYLGDLVQGDFGTDFRGRDVLETITQRLPVTARLALVAVLFEIVIGIVAGVLAGIRRNSFLDNVVLVSTTIVVSVPILVLAFVAQYTLGLRLNLFPIAGIREGWYSYLLPGLVLAAGSVAYVARLTRTSMAENLRADYVRTARAKGLPTRDVIVRHTLRNSLIPVVTFIGADIGTLMGGAIVTETVFNIPGIGRTVFDSIQAQEGAVVVGIVTLLVFFFIFFNLVVDVLYAVLDPRIRYE, encoded by the coding sequence ATGGGCCGCTACATCGCGCGCCGCCTCTTGCTCACCATCCCCGTCATGCTGGGGGCCTCCTTCCTGATCTTCGCGATGGTGTACGCCCTGCCCGGCGACCCCATCCGCGCCCTGGGCGGGGACCGGCCGCTCGCGCCCGCGGTCGTGGCGCAGCTGCGTGAGGACTTCAACCTCAACGACCCGTTCCTCGTCCAGTACGTCAAGTACCTCGGGGACCTGGTCCAGGGCGACTTCGGCACCGACTTCCGCGGCCGGGACGTCCTCGAGACGATCACGCAGCGGCTGCCGGTGACCGCGAGGCTCGCGCTGGTCGCGGTGCTCTTCGAGATCGTCATCGGCATCGTGGCCGGCGTCCTGGCCGGCATCCGCCGGAACAGCTTCCTGGACAACGTGGTGCTGGTGTCCACGACGATCGTCGTGTCGGTGCCGATCCTGGTCCTGGCCTTCGTCGCCCAGTACACGCTCGGCCTGAGGCTGAACCTCTTCCCCATCGCGGGGATCCGGGAGGGCTGGTACAGCTACCTGCTCCCCGGGCTCGTGCTCGCCGCCGGCTCGGTCGCCTACGTGGCCCGCCTGACCCGGACGAGCATGGCCGAGAACCTGCGGGCCGACTACGTGCGCACCGCCCGGGCCAAGGGGCTCCCCACACGGGACGTCATCGTCCGCCACACCCTGCGGAACAGCCTGATCCCCGTCGTCACGTTCATCGGCGCCGACATCGGCACCCTGATGGGCGGCGCGATCGTGACCGAGACCGTGTTCAACATCCCGGGTATCGGTCGCACCGTCTTCGACTCCATCCAGGCCCAGGAGGGCGCGGTGGTCGTCGGCATCGTGACCCTCCTGGTCTTCTTCTTCATCTTCTTCAACCTGGTCGTCGACGTGCTCTACGCCGTCCTCGACCCGAGGATCCGCTATGAGTGA
- a CDS encoding ABC transporter permease, which produces MSEPKQTTLGHAEVGAGGVTGATDEPEDVAGSQNSLWSDAWRQLRRNVLFWIGAALGLLFIAMALFPSVLARGVDPRSCNLANSSAAPSAEHWFGFDQQGCDYLSNVVHGARNSLIIGVLAVLFILVLGVVVGAIAGFYGGLTDSILSRVADIFYALPLILGALVLLRVGPSTDLPVISDRGAGAVAIALAAFGWMTAMRLVRSQVIAVRSSDYVAAARAMGASDIRILLRHILPNAVAPVLVYATITVGILIAAEATLTFLGVGLQRPAISWGLQINDGQNLLRTAPHIVLFPSAVLTMTVMAFILMGDALRDALDPKQRS; this is translated from the coding sequence ATGAGTGAGCCGAAGCAGACGACCCTGGGCCACGCCGAGGTCGGCGCCGGCGGCGTGACCGGGGCGACCGACGAGCCGGAGGACGTCGCCGGCTCCCAGAACAGCCTGTGGAGCGACGCCTGGCGTCAGCTCAGGCGGAACGTCCTCTTCTGGATCGGCGCCGCGCTGGGCCTGCTGTTCATCGCCATGGCGCTGTTCCCGTCGGTCCTGGCCCGCGGCGTCGACCCGCGGTCGTGCAACCTGGCCAACTCCAGTGCGGCCCCGTCGGCGGAGCACTGGTTCGGCTTCGACCAGCAGGGCTGCGACTACCTGTCCAACGTCGTCCACGGTGCCCGCAACTCGCTGATCATCGGCGTGCTGGCCGTGCTGTTCATCCTGGTGCTGGGCGTGGTCGTGGGCGCGATCGCCGGCTTCTACGGTGGATTGACCGACAGCATCCTGTCGCGGGTGGCCGACATCTTCTACGCGTTGCCGCTGATCCTCGGCGCGCTGGTGCTGCTCCGGGTGGGGCCGTCCACCGACCTCCCGGTGATCAGCGACCGCGGTGCCGGGGCGGTCGCCATCGCGCTGGCCGCGTTCGGCTGGATGACGGCCATGCGGCTGGTGCGCTCGCAGGTGATCGCGGTGAGGAGCTCCGACTACGTCGCGGCCGCCCGCGCCATGGGCGCCTCGGACATCCGGATCCTCCTGCGGCACATCCTGCCCAACGCCGTCGCCCCCGTGCTGGTCTACGCCACCATCACCGTCGGCATCCTCATCGCCGCCGAGGCGACGCTGACCTTCCTCGGCGTCGGGCTCCAGCGGCCGGCGATCTCCTGGGGGCTGCAGATCAACGACGGGCAGAACCTGCTGCGCACCGCGCCGCACATCGTCCTGTTCCCGAGCGCCGTCCTCACCATGACCGTGATGGCGTTCATCCTCATGGGCGACGCCCTGCGCGACGCCCTCGACCCGAAGCAGCGTTCATGA